From the genome of Sphingobacterium kitahiroshimense, one region includes:
- a CDS encoding complex I subunit 4 family protein, translating into MPTLSLLIFLPLLATAIILALPSRFKDAYKYIALAITAIQFLLAGMAYFSFNPTATGINTLEGYQLVEQLPWIRLDLGTIGKLEIDYLLGVDGISMPLLVLSAFVMLMAIGASWNIQKSMKGYFALLMLLNMAVIGIFCALDFFLFYLFYEVMLLPLYFLIGIWGGERREYAAMKFFIYTLFGSVFMLLVIVGLYFSVINPVTGAHTFSMIHMMNPDNYVQGSIFALDGYQEIFGISARLIGFIVLFFAFAIKVPIVPLHTWLPDAHVEAPTPVSIILAGILLKIGGYGIIRVCFSIFPDAAATSNWWLGLIGVISILYGAFNALAQKDLKRMIAYSSVSHMGFVLLGLASFTAEGISGAMFQMISHGFLSAALFFLVGVIYDRVHDRYIPHFRGLASIMPKYTAYIAIAFFASLGLPGFSAFIAEAFVIIGTFNSASLGTGLPRWMAIAGSIGILMSAAYLLWTLQRMFFGETRLKGGDSWQQALVDLSVREQLILFPTLALALLLGICPFIIFDQMNASVINLVSFIQQYN; encoded by the coding sequence ATGCCTACACTATCCTTATTAATCTTTTTACCTCTACTAGCGACAGCGATTATATTAGCACTTCCTAGTCGATTCAAGGATGCTTATAAATATATTGCCCTTGCTATAACTGCTATTCAGTTTCTACTGGCAGGAATGGCCTACTTTTCGTTTAATCCAACGGCAACAGGTATCAATACACTTGAAGGATATCAATTGGTAGAGCAACTGCCGTGGATCCGCCTAGATCTTGGAACTATTGGTAAACTGGAGATTGACTACCTGCTCGGGGTAGACGGGATTTCTATGCCTTTACTGGTTTTAAGCGCATTTGTGATGTTGATGGCAATTGGTGCTTCCTGGAATATCCAAAAAAGTATGAAAGGATATTTTGCCTTACTTATGCTTCTGAATATGGCAGTCATTGGCATATTCTGTGCTTTAGACTTCTTCTTATTCTATTTATTTTATGAGGTGATGTTACTTCCATTATACTTCCTCATCGGAATCTGGGGTGGCGAGCGAAGAGAATATGCTGCCATGAAGTTTTTTATTTATACCTTGTTCGGTTCTGTTTTCATGCTCTTGGTCATAGTAGGTCTTTACTTCTCGGTGATCAATCCTGTTACAGGTGCTCATACCTTTAGCATGATCCATATGATGAATCCGGACAATTATGTACAAGGTTCTATTTTTGCACTGGATGGTTATCAGGAGATTTTTGGTATATCAGCCCGTCTGATTGGATTTATCGTACTTTTCTTTGCTTTTGCTATTAAAGTTCCTATTGTCCCGCTACATACCTGGTTGCCTGATGCGCACGTGGAAGCTCCGACACCCGTTTCTATTATCCTAGCGGGTATCTTATTAAAGATTGGTGGATATGGTATCATCCGCGTTTGTTTCAGCATCTTCCCTGATGCTGCAGCTACTAGTAATTGGTGGCTGGGTCTTATCGGGGTGATTTCGATCTTATATGGTGCCTTTAATGCATTAGCACAAAAAGATTTGAAAAGAATGATTGCTTATTCTTCTGTATCCCATATGGGATTTGTCCTCTTGGGCTTAGCTTCTTTTACTGCAGAGGGTATTTCGGGAGCAATGTTTCAGATGATTAGTCATGGTTTTCTATCTGCGGCCTTATTTTTCTTGGTCGGTGTTATCTACGACCGTGTACATGACCGTTACATTCCACATTTTAGAGGATTGGCCAGTATTATGCCTAAATATACTGCTTATATAGCTATTGCATTTTTTGCTTCTTTAGGTTTACCTGGTTTCTCTGCATTTATTGCAGAGGCGTTTGTGATTATCGGAACATTTAATTCAGCAAGTTTAGGTACTGGTCTCCCAAGATGGATGGCTATAGCTGGATCTATTGGAATCCTAATGAGTGCGGCCTATCTACTATGGACATTACAAAGAATGTTTTTTGGAGAAACAAGATTAAAAGGTGGAGATTCTTGGCAACAGGCCCTAGTCGATCTTTCCGTTAGGGAACAACTGATCTTGTTCCCGACTTTAGCACTTGCTCTACTTTTAGGAATATGTCCCTTTATTATATTCGACCAAATGAATGCTTCTGTCATCAATTTGGTTTCCTTTATTCAACAGTATAACTAA
- the nuoK gene encoding NADH-quinone oxidoreductase subunit NuoK: protein MITLTHFLVVSACIFCIGLYAVLAKKNAIMILVGIELMINAAILNFVAFGKYDKINYGGQIFALFAIVLAAAAVAVGLAIILNVYRQYRSINPDQIRELKD from the coding sequence ATGATCACCTTAACACACTTTCTAGTTGTCTCGGCCTGTATTTTTTGTATTGGTCTATATGCCGTTCTCGCAAAGAAGAACGCCATTATGATTTTAGTTGGCATTGAATTGATGATCAATGCGGCTATTCTCAATTTTGTAGCTTTCGGAAAATATGATAAAATTAATTATGGGGGTCAAATATTTGCACTGTTTGCAATCGTACTTGCTGCGGCTGCGGTTGCAGTTGGATTGGCCATCATTTTAAATGTATACCGACAATACAGAAGCATTAATCCGGATCAAATTCGTGAATTAAAAGACTAG
- a CDS encoding NADH-quinone oxidoreductase subunit J translates to MTLELFLFYAFALLAVGSALLVVSLKNIARALFLFFVVLFAMAGLYLFALADFVAITQIMVYVGGVLILLLFAFMLSNKELLQDLQQTTGSLFSLPTWKVLPVALAFFGVMIFGILEWQESFPAWMATAIQNNTVIKSTDNNIHQLGIKFMTQYVLPFEVISIFLMMALIGASHLSRKDLQK, encoded by the coding sequence ATGACTTTAGAGCTTTTTTTATTTTATGCTTTTGCACTTTTAGCTGTAGGTTCTGCCCTATTAGTAGTAAGCTTAAAAAATATAGCACGCGCGCTATTTTTATTTTTCGTTGTTTTATTTGCTATGGCCGGACTTTACTTATTTGCTTTAGCAGACTTTGTGGCTATTACGCAAATCATGGTATATGTCGGCGGTGTATTAATCTTACTGCTTTTTGCATTTATGCTTTCTAACAAAGAGCTGTTGCAAGACTTACAGCAAACAACAGGTTCTTTATTCTCCCTACCGACATGGAAGGTGCTACCTGTTGCTCTCGCCTTTTTTGGAGTCATGATTTTTGGCATTCTGGAATGGCAAGAATCTTTCCCAGCTTGGATGGCAACAGCTATCCAAAATAATACGGTTATCAAAAGTACAGACAATAATATTCATCAGTTAGGTATTAAGTTTATGACCCAGTATGTGCTTCCATTTGAAGTTATTTCCATCTTTTTGATGATGGCTTTGATCGGAGCATCACATCTTTCACGAAAGGATTTACAAAAATGA
- a CDS encoding NADH-quinone oxidoreductase subunit L — protein sequence MNYLFDISPINTALFALAMPLLAFLYQAVVGKKDQSGLVGTAAIILSFIFSLITFLDVWNAMPLSSEIRWFTIGNTTFTVGLLLNNLSSLMLLLVSTIAVPVHIYSKSYMHDDTGIHRYWMYLSLFCFAMLGLVIMNNLLLMYVFWELVGFASYLLIGFWYTKDAAVQANKKAFLVNRIGDLGFLIGIAIVYAQFGSLNLVNLFGNDELIANTSIENGLWISPHNSMDAIWLTITGLAFFLGAMAKSAQFPLHVWLPDAMEGPTSVSSLIHAATMVAAGVFLMSTLFPLFNETVLLTIAIIGTITATTAAYFALGQYDIKKILAFSTISQLGYMMVGIGIGTWDAAMFHLLTHAFFKCLLFLCAGAVIHEMAHLKAHSKHDFDPQDLRNMGGLRHYMPQTFVLMTIASLALAGFPLTSGYLSKDSIIISAFEWASTKGALFQIVPVTLIIVSIMTSFYIGRLIFKAFFSELRIKNLLGSSIHLSESPKLMLWPMYFLGMCCFFPLFSINPISYHDSWIMDGLLVDYPYEANHLAHLVIPILLTVGALSVWILGWKWYAKGQYPLNENSLANRLSLHQGYLNSFNETIIVNSILKLSALSYWLDRNIVDGFIHSLTKLIQQLAHLSHWLDKHIVDGLVNAIGKIALLLGNFVRSPQNGRLQTYLYSVFLLVIVGLIYLLLR from the coding sequence TTGAACTATTTATTTGACATATCACCCATTAATACAGCATTGTTTGCTTTGGCAATGCCTTTGCTGGCTTTTCTATATCAGGCTGTTGTTGGTAAAAAAGATCAATCTGGCCTTGTTGGTACAGCGGCGATTATTTTAAGCTTCATCTTTAGTTTAATTACCTTTCTGGATGTCTGGAACGCGATGCCTTTATCATCTGAGATCAGATGGTTTACAATAGGAAATACCACTTTTACAGTTGGTCTATTGCTGAATAACCTCAGCTCTTTGATGCTACTGTTAGTTTCGACAATAGCGGTTCCGGTGCATATTTATTCTAAATCATATATGCACGATGATACCGGCATACATCGTTATTGGATGTATCTCAGTCTATTTTGCTTCGCAATGCTCGGGCTTGTCATCATGAACAATTTACTGCTTATGTATGTGTTCTGGGAACTTGTCGGGTTTGCATCTTATCTATTAATTGGATTCTGGTATACGAAGGATGCTGCCGTGCAAGCAAATAAGAAGGCTTTTTTAGTCAACCGAATCGGTGATTTGGGCTTCTTGATCGGCATAGCGATTGTCTACGCTCAATTTGGATCCCTCAATCTGGTCAATCTATTTGGAAATGATGAACTTATCGCTAATACTAGTATTGAAAACGGCCTATGGATATCTCCACACAATAGTATGGATGCGATCTGGTTGACGATTACTGGCCTTGCATTTTTCTTAGGGGCGATGGCAAAATCAGCCCAATTTCCATTACATGTCTGGTTGCCTGATGCTATGGAGGGGCCTACATCTGTTTCATCTTTAATACATGCTGCGACCATGGTGGCTGCCGGTGTATTTTTAATGAGTACTTTATTTCCTTTATTTAACGAAACAGTGCTTTTGACTATTGCTATCATCGGTACCATCACAGCTACTACTGCTGCATATTTTGCTTTGGGACAATATGACATCAAAAAAATACTTGCTTTTTCGACAATTTCCCAATTGGGTTATATGATGGTTGGAATAGGTATCGGCACTTGGGATGCAGCTATGTTTCATTTATTGACACATGCTTTTTTCAAGTGTTTATTGTTCTTATGTGCTGGGGCTGTTATCCATGAGATGGCACATCTGAAAGCGCATAGCAAGCATGATTTCGACCCACAGGATCTGCGCAATATGGGTGGACTTCGTCACTATATGCCACAAACATTTGTACTGATGACAATAGCTTCCTTGGCACTTGCGGGTTTTCCGTTGACTTCGGGCTATTTATCAAAAGATAGTATCATTATTTCTGCATTCGAATGGGCATCAACAAAAGGAGCTTTGTTTCAGATCGTGCCAGTGACATTGATTATCGTCAGTATTATGACTTCATTTTATATTGGACGTCTAATTTTTAAGGCCTTCTTTTCGGAACTGCGTATCAAAAATCTATTGGGATCATCTATCCATTTGAGTGAATCGCCTAAGCTCATGCTTTGGCCAATGTATTTCCTGGGTATGTGCTGTTTCTTTCCTCTATTTTCGATCAATCCAATTTCCTATCATGACTCCTGGATAATGGATGGATTACTGGTCGATTATCCTTACGAGGCAAATCATCTTGCCCATCTGGTTATTCCTATATTATTAACAGTCGGTGCATTATCGGTGTGGATATTAGGATGGAAATGGTATGCAAAAGGTCAATATCCACTGAATGAAAATAGTCTTGCAAACCGGTTATCCTTGCATCAGGGATATCTGAATTCATTTAATGAAACAATTATTGTCAACAGTATTTTGAAATTAAGTGCTCTTTCCTATTGGTTAGATCGAAATATTGTTGATGGTTTTATACACAGCTTAACAAAATTGATCCAGCAGCTCGCGCATTTGAGTCATTGGCTTGATAAACATATTGTTGATGGTTTAGTTAATGCTATTGGGAAAATCGCCCTTCTATTAGGAAATTTTGTGCGTTCACCCCAAAATGGGAGACTACAGACTTATTTATATTCTGTATTCTTACTTGTTATAGTTGGTTTAATTTATCTTTTATTACGTTAG